The Ochotona princeps isolate mOchPri1 chromosome 23, mOchPri1.hap1, whole genome shotgun sequence genome includes a window with the following:
- the LOC118758216 gene encoding small ribosomal subunit protein bS21m-like → MAKHLKFIARTVMEQEGNVEGAYRILNRILTVDGLTEDIKHRRYYEKPCHRQQWESYVTCRQIYNMEMTGKINFLM, encoded by the coding sequence ATGGCGAAACACCTGAAGTTCATCGCCAGGACTGTAATGGAGCAGGAAGGAAACGTGGAGGGTGCCTACAGGATCCTGAACAGAATCCTCACTGTGGATGGACTCACTGAGGACATTAAGCATCGGAGGTACTATGAGAAACCGTGCCACAGGCAACAATGGGAAAGCTACGTAACTTGCAGGCAGATCTACAACATGGAAATGACTGGAAAGATCAACTTCTTAATGTGA